A stretch of the Panicum virgatum strain AP13 chromosome 9N, P.virgatum_v5, whole genome shotgun sequence genome encodes the following:
- the LOC120693021 gene encoding putative wall-associated receptor kinase-like 16 isoform X4 yields the protein MEFIQEGDRSKWMAHSNHSITCFTRGDIDRMTNNYRTCLGRGAFGEVYEGVLEDGSMVAVKRFIHNVKENFAKELIVHREINHKNVVRLIGCCEEENALMLVTEYVANGNLSDILHDDNLPIPLDVRLTIAIECAEALAYMHSHMYTQVIHGDVKPGNILLDSNFHAKLSDFGISRLANTDKTLHTENVIGSIGYMDPLFALDGRLTVKYDVYSFGVVLLELMARKKATTVVDNVNIVYAFTSALERGSGGVRWMFDAEIASKDNMKVVEGVAKIAGECLTMEREKRPEMIDVVERLRVLRQKASRQDQASQHSGLFSWARRNKTAPPASANIPANILPSVNHLEAEILESSNVRKFTFSELKGSTRNFRLDSVLGEGGFGSVYKGWMDERTLAPVKPGTGMIVAVKRLKLDSFRVHREWVAVVNYLGQLSHPNLVKLIGYCWEDEERLLVFEYMPRGSLEHHLFRRGSHFQPLKLSTVISRPPIFFSTRSTMQNCLISVWQKMVQVVIQVISLLFWGRPTWGYTDMLPLNILQQAI from the exons ATGGAATTTATCCAAGAAGGTGATAGATCTAAATGGATGGCGCATAGTAATCATAGCATAACATGCTTCACTAGAGGGGACATAGACAGAATGACCAACAACTATCGAACTTGTCTTGGAAGAGGGGCCTTTGGAGAAGTATACGAAGGGGTTCTTGAGGATGGAAGCATGGTTGCAGTGAAAAGGTTTATCCACAATGTGAAAGAAAACTTCGCTAAAGAGCTGATCGTCCATCGTGAAATCAACCACAAGAACGTAGTGAGGCTCATTGGTTGCTGTGAGGAGGAAAATGCCCTTATGCTGGTCACTGAGTATGTCGCTAATGGAAATCTAAGTGATATTCTTCACGATGACAACCTTCCCATCCCTTTGGATGTAAGACTTACGATCGCCATTGAGTGTGCTGAGGCGTTGGCGTACATGCATTCTCACATGTACACTCAGGTTATCCATGGCGACGTCAAGCCTGGTAACATACTCTTAGATAGCAACTTCCATGCAAAATTGTCAGACTTTGGAATATCaagactagccaacacggataAGACACTGCACACCGAGAATGTCATAGGAAGCATAGGTTACATGGATCCTCTGTTTGCTTTGGATGGGCGTCTCACTGTGAAGTATGATGTTTATAGCTTTGGAGTTGTTCTCCTTGAGCTGATGGCCAGGAAAAAGGCAACAACAGTAGTTGACAACGTCAACATTGTTTATGCATTTACTAGTGCTCTTGAAAGGGGGTCCGGGGGTGTGAGATGGATGTTTGATGCTGAAATTGCAAGCAAGGATAATATGAAGGTTGTTGAAGGGGTTGCAAAGATAGCAGGTGAATGCCTAACGATGGAAAGGGAGAAACGTCCTGAGATGATTGACGTGGTGGAACGTCTTAGGGTGCTACGACAGAAAGCTTCACGTCAGGATCAGGCATCGCAACACTCAGGTCTGTTCTCTTGGGCTAGGAGGAACAAGACAGCACCTCCAGCTTCAGCGAACATCCCAGCCAATATTTTGCCGTCAG TAAACCACCTCGAGGCAGAGATTCTGGAGTCATCAAATGTCCGAAAGTTCACCTTCAGTGAGCTGAAAGGCTCCACAAGGAACTTCAGATTGGACAGCGTGCTCGGGGAGGGAGGCTTTGGCTCGGTGTACAAGGGATGGATGGATGAGCGCACGCTTGCACCTGTGAAACCGGGCACTGGGATGATTGTCGCGGTGAAGAGGCTCAAGCTCGACAGCTTCCGAGTGCACAGAGAATGGGTG GCTGTGGTAAATTACCTAGGGCAGTTGTCCCACCCTAATCTTGTGAAACTTATTGGGTACTGCTGGGAGGATGAAGAACGGCTTCTTGTGTTTGAGTACATGCCAAGAGGGAGCTTGGAGCATCATCTTTTCAGGA GAGGGTCGCACTTCCAACC GCTAAAGTTATCTACCGTGATTTCAAGACCTCCAATATTCTTCTCGACTCG GAGTACAATGCAAAATTGTCTGATTTCGGTTTGGCAAAAGATGGTCCAAGTGGTTATACAGGTTATATCCCTACTATTCTGGGGACGACCTACATGGGGATACACGGATATGCTGCCCCTGAATATATTGCAACAG GCCATTTGA
- the LOC120693021 gene encoding putative wall-associated receptor kinase-like 16 isoform X3, with amino-acid sequence MEFIQEGDRSKWMAHSNHSITCFTRGDIDRMTNNYRTCLGRGAFGEVYEGVLEDGSMVAVKRFIHNVKENFAKELIVHREINHKNVVRLIGCCEEENALMLVTEYVANGNLSDILHDDNLPIPLDVRLTIAIECAEALAYMHSHMYTQVIHGDVKPGNILLDSNFHAKLSDFGISRLANTDKTLHTENVIGSIGYMDPLFALDGRLTVKYDVYSFGVVLLELMARKKATTVVDNVNIVYAFTSALERGSGGVRWMFDAEIASKDNMKVVEGVAKIAGECLTMEREKRPEMIDVVERLRVLRQKASRQDQASQHSGLFSWARRNKTAPPASANIPANILPSVNHLEAEILESSNVRKFTFSELKGSTRNFRLDSVLGEGGFGSVYKGWMDERTLAPVKPGTGMIVAVKRLKLDSFRVHREWVAVVNYLGQLSHPNLVKLIGYCWEDEERLLVFEYMPRGSLEHHLFRRGSHFQPLKLSTVISRPPIFFSTRSTMQNCLISVWQKMVQVVIQVISLLFWGRPTWGYTDMLPLNILQQLRCCSSGVAVWAACSGQEPPTWPAHAGGVG; translated from the exons ATGGAATTTATCCAAGAAGGTGATAGATCTAAATGGATGGCGCATAGTAATCATAGCATAACATGCTTCACTAGAGGGGACATAGACAGAATGACCAACAACTATCGAACTTGTCTTGGAAGAGGGGCCTTTGGAGAAGTATACGAAGGGGTTCTTGAGGATGGAAGCATGGTTGCAGTGAAAAGGTTTATCCACAATGTGAAAGAAAACTTCGCTAAAGAGCTGATCGTCCATCGTGAAATCAACCACAAGAACGTAGTGAGGCTCATTGGTTGCTGTGAGGAGGAAAATGCCCTTATGCTGGTCACTGAGTATGTCGCTAATGGAAATCTAAGTGATATTCTTCACGATGACAACCTTCCCATCCCTTTGGATGTAAGACTTACGATCGCCATTGAGTGTGCTGAGGCGTTGGCGTACATGCATTCTCACATGTACACTCAGGTTATCCATGGCGACGTCAAGCCTGGTAACATACTCTTAGATAGCAACTTCCATGCAAAATTGTCAGACTTTGGAATATCaagactagccaacacggataAGACACTGCACACCGAGAATGTCATAGGAAGCATAGGTTACATGGATCCTCTGTTTGCTTTGGATGGGCGTCTCACTGTGAAGTATGATGTTTATAGCTTTGGAGTTGTTCTCCTTGAGCTGATGGCCAGGAAAAAGGCAACAACAGTAGTTGACAACGTCAACATTGTTTATGCATTTACTAGTGCTCTTGAAAGGGGGTCCGGGGGTGTGAGATGGATGTTTGATGCTGAAATTGCAAGCAAGGATAATATGAAGGTTGTTGAAGGGGTTGCAAAGATAGCAGGTGAATGCCTAACGATGGAAAGGGAGAAACGTCCTGAGATGATTGACGTGGTGGAACGTCTTAGGGTGCTACGACAGAAAGCTTCACGTCAGGATCAGGCATCGCAACACTCAGGTCTGTTCTCTTGGGCTAGGAGGAACAAGACAGCACCTCCAGCTTCAGCGAACATCCCAGCCAATATTTTGCCGTCAG TAAACCACCTCGAGGCAGAGATTCTGGAGTCATCAAATGTCCGAAAGTTCACCTTCAGTGAGCTGAAAGGCTCCACAAGGAACTTCAGATTGGACAGCGTGCTCGGGGAGGGAGGCTTTGGCTCGGTGTACAAGGGATGGATGGATGAGCGCACGCTTGCACCTGTGAAACCGGGCACTGGGATGATTGTCGCGGTGAAGAGGCTCAAGCTCGACAGCTTCCGAGTGCACAGAGAATGGGTG GCTGTGGTAAATTACCTAGGGCAGTTGTCCCACCCTAATCTTGTGAAACTTATTGGGTACTGCTGGGAGGATGAAGAACGGCTTCTTGTGTTTGAGTACATGCCAAGAGGGAGCTTGGAGCATCATCTTTTCAGGA GAGGGTCGCACTTCCAACC GCTAAAGTTATCTACCGTGATTTCAAGACCTCCAATATTCTTCTCGACTCG GAGTACAATGCAAAATTGTCTGATTTCGGTTTGGCAAAAGATGGTCCAAGTGGTTATACAGGTTATATCCCTACTATTCTGGGGACGACCTACATGGGGATACACGGATATGCTGCCCCTGAATATATTGCAACAG CTACGGTGTTGTTCTTCTGGAGTTGCTGTCTGGGCAGCGTGCTCTGGACAAGAACCGCCCACCTGGCCAGCACATGCTGGTGGAGTGGGCTAG
- the LOC120693021 gene encoding calcium/calmodulin-regulated receptor-like kinase 1 isoform X2, with translation MEFIQEGDRSKWMAHSNHSITCFTRGDIDRMTNNYRTCLGRGAFGEVYEGVLEDGSMVAVKRFIHNVKENFAKELIVHREINHKNVVRLIGCCEEENALMLVTEYVANGNLSDILHDDNLPIPLDVRLTIAIECAEALAYMHSHMYTQVIHGDVKPGNILLDSNFHAKLSDFGISRLANTDKTLHTENVIGSIGYMDPLFALDGRLTVKYDVYSFGVVLLELMARKKATTVVDNVNIVYAFTSALERGSGGVRWMFDAEIASKDNMKVVEGVAKIAGECLTMEREKRPEMIDVVERLRVLRQKASRQDQASQHSGLFSWARRNKTAPPASANIPANILPSVNHLEAEILESSNVRKFTFSELKGSTRNFRLDSVLGEGGFGSVYKGWMDERTLAPVKPGTGMIVAVKRLKLDSFRVHREWVAVVNYLGQLSHPNLVKLIGYCWEDEERLLVFEYMPRGSLEHHLFRRGSHFQPLPWNLRMKVALEAARGLGFLHGDQAKVIYRDFKTSNILLDSEYNAKLSDFGLAKDGPSGYTGYIPTILGTTYMGIHGYAAPEYIATATVLFFWSCCLGSVLWTRTAHLASTCWWSGLGLTSPTSRGCSVSWTRSWVPSIAFLRRRRPQP, from the exons ATGGAATTTATCCAAGAAGGTGATAGATCTAAATGGATGGCGCATAGTAATCATAGCATAACATGCTTCACTAGAGGGGACATAGACAGAATGACCAACAACTATCGAACTTGTCTTGGAAGAGGGGCCTTTGGAGAAGTATACGAAGGGGTTCTTGAGGATGGAAGCATGGTTGCAGTGAAAAGGTTTATCCACAATGTGAAAGAAAACTTCGCTAAAGAGCTGATCGTCCATCGTGAAATCAACCACAAGAACGTAGTGAGGCTCATTGGTTGCTGTGAGGAGGAAAATGCCCTTATGCTGGTCACTGAGTATGTCGCTAATGGAAATCTAAGTGATATTCTTCACGATGACAACCTTCCCATCCCTTTGGATGTAAGACTTACGATCGCCATTGAGTGTGCTGAGGCGTTGGCGTACATGCATTCTCACATGTACACTCAGGTTATCCATGGCGACGTCAAGCCTGGTAACATACTCTTAGATAGCAACTTCCATGCAAAATTGTCAGACTTTGGAATATCaagactagccaacacggataAGACACTGCACACCGAGAATGTCATAGGAAGCATAGGTTACATGGATCCTCTGTTTGCTTTGGATGGGCGTCTCACTGTGAAGTATGATGTTTATAGCTTTGGAGTTGTTCTCCTTGAGCTGATGGCCAGGAAAAAGGCAACAACAGTAGTTGACAACGTCAACATTGTTTATGCATTTACTAGTGCTCTTGAAAGGGGGTCCGGGGGTGTGAGATGGATGTTTGATGCTGAAATTGCAAGCAAGGATAATATGAAGGTTGTTGAAGGGGTTGCAAAGATAGCAGGTGAATGCCTAACGATGGAAAGGGAGAAACGTCCTGAGATGATTGACGTGGTGGAACGTCTTAGGGTGCTACGACAGAAAGCTTCACGTCAGGATCAGGCATCGCAACACTCAGGTCTGTTCTCTTGGGCTAGGAGGAACAAGACAGCACCTCCAGCTTCAGCGAACATCCCAGCCAATATTTTGCCGTCAG TAAACCACCTCGAGGCAGAGATTCTGGAGTCATCAAATGTCCGAAAGTTCACCTTCAGTGAGCTGAAAGGCTCCACAAGGAACTTCAGATTGGACAGCGTGCTCGGGGAGGGAGGCTTTGGCTCGGTGTACAAGGGATGGATGGATGAGCGCACGCTTGCACCTGTGAAACCGGGCACTGGGATGATTGTCGCGGTGAAGAGGCTCAAGCTCGACAGCTTCCGAGTGCACAGAGAATGGGTG GCTGTGGTAAATTACCTAGGGCAGTTGTCCCACCCTAATCTTGTGAAACTTATTGGGTACTGCTGGGAGGATGAAGAACGGCTTCTTGTGTTTGAGTACATGCCAAGAGGGAGCTTGGAGCATCATCTTTTCAGGA GAGGGTCGCACTTCCAACCGCTCCCATGGAACTTACGGATGAAGGTTGCACTTGAGGCGGCCAGAGGCCTTGGTTTCCTGCACGGCGACCAGGCTAAAGTTATCTACCGTGATTTCAAGACCTCCAATATTCTTCTCGACTCG GAGTACAATGCAAAATTGTCTGATTTCGGTTTGGCAAAAGATGGTCCAAGTGGTTATACAGGTTATATCCCTACTATTCTGGGGACGACCTACATGGGGATACACGGATATGCTGCCCCTGAATATATTGCAACAG CTACGGTGTTGTTCTTCTGGAGTTGCTGTCTGGGCAGCGTGCTCTGGACAAGAACCGCCCACCTGGCCAGCACATGCTGGTGGAGTGGGCTAGGCCTTACATCACCAACAAGCAGAGGGTGTTCCGTTTCTTGGACTCGCAGTTGGGTTCCCAGTATTGCCTTCCTGCGGCGCAGAAGACCGCAGCCCTAG
- the LOC120693021 gene encoding probable serine/threonine-protein kinase PBL19 isoform X1 translates to MEFIQEGDRSKWMAHSNHSITCFTRGDIDRMTNNYRTCLGRGAFGEVYEGVLEDGSMVAVKRFIHNVKENFAKELIVHREINHKNVVRLIGCCEEENALMLVTEYVANGNLSDILHDDNLPIPLDVRLTIAIECAEALAYMHSHMYTQVIHGDVKPGNILLDSNFHAKLSDFGISRLANTDKTLHTENVIGSIGYMDPLFALDGRLTVKYDVYSFGVVLLELMARKKATTVVDNVNIVYAFTSALERGSGGVRWMFDAEIASKDNMKVVEGVAKIAGECLTMEREKRPEMIDVVERLRVLRQKASRQDQASQHSGLFSWARRNKTAPPASANIPANILPSVNHLEAEILESSNVRKFTFSELKGSTRNFRLDSVLGEGGFGSVYKGWMDERTLAPVKPGTGMIVAVKRLKLDSFRVHREWVAVVNYLGQLSHPNLVKLIGYCWEDEERLLVFEYMPRGSLEHHLFRRGSHFQPLPWNLRMKVALEAARGLGFLHGDQAKVIYRDFKTSNILLDSEYNAKLSDFGLAKDGPSGYTGYIPTILGTTYMGIHGYAAPEYIATGHLTAKCDVYSYGVVLLELLSGQRALDKNRPPGQHMLVEWARPYITNKQRVFRFLDSQLGSQYCLPAAQKTAALALQCLSMDPRCRPGMDQVVTLLEGLQDTKSALKSGK, encoded by the exons ATGGAATTTATCCAAGAAGGTGATAGATCTAAATGGATGGCGCATAGTAATCATAGCATAACATGCTTCACTAGAGGGGACATAGACAGAATGACCAACAACTATCGAACTTGTCTTGGAAGAGGGGCCTTTGGAGAAGTATACGAAGGGGTTCTTGAGGATGGAAGCATGGTTGCAGTGAAAAGGTTTATCCACAATGTGAAAGAAAACTTCGCTAAAGAGCTGATCGTCCATCGTGAAATCAACCACAAGAACGTAGTGAGGCTCATTGGTTGCTGTGAGGAGGAAAATGCCCTTATGCTGGTCACTGAGTATGTCGCTAATGGAAATCTAAGTGATATTCTTCACGATGACAACCTTCCCATCCCTTTGGATGTAAGACTTACGATCGCCATTGAGTGTGCTGAGGCGTTGGCGTACATGCATTCTCACATGTACACTCAGGTTATCCATGGCGACGTCAAGCCTGGTAACATACTCTTAGATAGCAACTTCCATGCAAAATTGTCAGACTTTGGAATATCaagactagccaacacggataAGACACTGCACACCGAGAATGTCATAGGAAGCATAGGTTACATGGATCCTCTGTTTGCTTTGGATGGGCGTCTCACTGTGAAGTATGATGTTTATAGCTTTGGAGTTGTTCTCCTTGAGCTGATGGCCAGGAAAAAGGCAACAACAGTAGTTGACAACGTCAACATTGTTTATGCATTTACTAGTGCTCTTGAAAGGGGGTCCGGGGGTGTGAGATGGATGTTTGATGCTGAAATTGCAAGCAAGGATAATATGAAGGTTGTTGAAGGGGTTGCAAAGATAGCAGGTGAATGCCTAACGATGGAAAGGGAGAAACGTCCTGAGATGATTGACGTGGTGGAACGTCTTAGGGTGCTACGACAGAAAGCTTCACGTCAGGATCAGGCATCGCAACACTCAGGTCTGTTCTCTTGGGCTAGGAGGAACAAGACAGCACCTCCAGCTTCAGCGAACATCCCAGCCAATATTTTGCCGTCAG TAAACCACCTCGAGGCAGAGATTCTGGAGTCATCAAATGTCCGAAAGTTCACCTTCAGTGAGCTGAAAGGCTCCACAAGGAACTTCAGATTGGACAGCGTGCTCGGGGAGGGAGGCTTTGGCTCGGTGTACAAGGGATGGATGGATGAGCGCACGCTTGCACCTGTGAAACCGGGCACTGGGATGATTGTCGCGGTGAAGAGGCTCAAGCTCGACAGCTTCCGAGTGCACAGAGAATGGGTG GCTGTGGTAAATTACCTAGGGCAGTTGTCCCACCCTAATCTTGTGAAACTTATTGGGTACTGCTGGGAGGATGAAGAACGGCTTCTTGTGTTTGAGTACATGCCAAGAGGGAGCTTGGAGCATCATCTTTTCAGGA GAGGGTCGCACTTCCAACCGCTCCCATGGAACTTACGGATGAAGGTTGCACTTGAGGCGGCCAGAGGCCTTGGTTTCCTGCACGGCGACCAGGCTAAAGTTATCTACCGTGATTTCAAGACCTCCAATATTCTTCTCGACTCG GAGTACAATGCAAAATTGTCTGATTTCGGTTTGGCAAAAGATGGTCCAAGTGGTTATACAGGTTATATCCCTACTATTCTGGGGACGACCTACATGGGGATACACGGATATGCTGCCCCTGAATATATTGCAACAG GCCATTTGACCGCGAAGTGTGATGTGTACAGCTACGGTGTTGTTCTTCTGGAGTTGCTGTCTGGGCAGCGTGCTCTGGACAAGAACCGCCCACCTGGCCAGCACATGCTGGTGGAGTGGGCTAGGCCTTACATCACCAACAAGCAGAGGGTGTTCCGTTTCTTGGACTCGCAGTTGGGTTCCCAGTATTGCCTTCCTGCGGCGCAGAAGACCGCAGCCCTAGCACTGCAATGCTTGTCGATGGACCCACGATGCAGGCCTGGCATGGATCAGGTTGTGACCTTGTTAGAAGGCCTTCAAGACACCAAGAGTGCATTGAAATCTGGCAAGTAG